TTTAAAATATCTGTTGTAGTACGAGCGTTATAAACCGCAGTATAAAGTGCTTGCTCTGCAGGCGTAAGTTGGTGCCCACCAGCTACTAAGTCTGTGATACTCTTTCCAACTGCATAACCATTTTGAATAAATGGTTCTGCTTTTTTACCCTTTGGAGCAGTTCCAGCTTTATAATCTACTTGGAAAGTTAATTGGCTATTAGACGCTGCTGTAGTAGTCGTGAACTTTTGAACCCCACTAGAAGCGGTAATCGTTCTAGTTTCAACTACACTACCAGTATTTTTGTCGAGCAATTCAACCGTTGTATCGGTAGAGTCATCAAATCTCTTATAGGCACGCGCATAATATTTTGTACCATAACGTTCATTGAATTTAGTAAGATCCCAAATAGCATACGTATAGAAGTCGCCTTCTTTAGCTTGGTAACCAGCTGGTACGGTTTGAGATGCAACAGTTGCACCATTTGGATCCGTCATACCAGGTGTAGCAACTTCACCGTCTTTTAGGAAAGTTGCTACAGCAACCGGCTCGTTATTGTGGTCTGTAACAGCACGACGGCTACGACGGCTACGACTTGTTGCCAAAGCACCACCATTTGTCATATCAGTTGCAGCGCGATCAAGTGTTGCACTGCGATCTTCAGCAGCTGCTCTAACTGAGTAAGCACGTGCTGTAACGTTTGGCTTAACGCTTGTTGCTGCTGCCGCAGTTTCAGCTGCTGCTGTTTCTTCAGCTACTGGAGCGGCTGTTGCAGCAGTACGATTAGCCGCTGTTGCAGCTGGAGTTGCTGCAGCGGTTGTCGCTGAAGCTGTTGTTTCAACGTTGTTGCTAGCTGCATTTGTAGATGCCGCTGTAGCTGGTTTAGCTGTTTCTGTAGCAGCTTTTTCAGTTGGTTTTGCAGTCTCTGAAGCTGGTTTAGCTGCTTCAGGTTTTGCAGTTTCTGTAGCTTGTTTGTCAGTTGTCTCTGCGGCAGCCTTATCTGTTGTTGAAGCTTCTGGCGTCAAGTTAAATGTTGACGCAGTTGCCTCAGTTGAAGATACAGCTGCAGTAGGATCTGCTTGAGCTGTTGATGCTGTTGACGTCTCAACCAGGTCTGAAGAACTCTCGCCCTCAACTGATGAACCAGGGTTTGATGAAGAAGCATCAGGTGCTGTGACTTCATCAGCCTGTGCAGTATGAGCAGCAAAGAGTGCCGTTCCTAGCAAGACTGAAGCGACACCAAACGAATATTTACGCAATGAAAATCGTTGGCGTCTGTTAAAAATGTCTTACATTTCAAGTCTCCCTCTGTATGAAATAGTTAGTTATAGGTCACGAGTATACAAGAATCCTATACTTGAACTCATGATTCTATTACATTCTAACATTCTGACAATTCATGGTCAAGTGATTAAGTCAACTTTTTTTAAAAAAAATCAAGTTGTCTGACAATTCAACCAACAGCTTTTGCTCGTTTTTTATTCTTACAAGTGTAAAACCCTTGATTTTATTTGCTTTATACCGTTTTCAAATTTCTATTTTATTTTCTTTTCATTCCTAACTTTCTCATGATTTTCACGGAAGATGTTAGACTTATGAGAGGATTTAACTCATTTTATTGGCTGATTTCCTCACTTTGATTCTAATTTTTACCTTCTTATTACAAACCATCCGATTCTGTAACACCCTAGATAAACCATTGATATACAATTTAATAATTGCCTTTCACGACTATAGTCACCCACTACATTTTTTAAAAAAATAAAAAACCCAAGCATCACATACTTGGGTTAATCATCTTATTGGTTCCAGAAGTAACTTCCTCTATTTTTTTCTGATATGGTTGTCATTCCAAGACTGCAATTCTTGATAGGACTTGACTTTACCTTCTTCCTGAGTCGGCCTAAAAGCCCTAACGGGTAACTCGTAGGCATCCTGCCCTTCAGGTGCCATCCAATGGAGCAAGGTATTGAACCAGCTTTCGTTATTGATTTTACTTGGAAGCGTATAGATTCTAGCATGTTTGGTCTTAACAGCTTCATAAGCTTCCTTTTGCTCTTTGGCAAAGTTTGTACTATCCATATTGAGGCTCCTGTCTTTTTCAGAAATGTAATAAAGAGCAGGTAGACTCGCAATTGGTGTTCCAGACGGATTATCAAAATCCTTACCATTAGTTGCACCTGGCCACATCTCAAGACCAAAAGGCTCTAAAGTCTTACGCATATCAACATTAGCGTACTCCAATTCCGAGTCCAAAGTATTCGAGTTAGCTGAGATATTCATCTCCTCGATTTTTTGAGTTTTGAGATTGAGGTATTTTTTATTAGAAGCAAAATCAGCTGACGATGCACCAAAAGGCATTTGTAAGTAGGCTTGGTCATTAAGCATGAAAAGCCTTAGACCTGCCTGATTTAAATAATCTTCATCCCCAGCTTTTTTAGCCAATTTCAAAAGGTCAATTTGTTTAGGTTTCTGATTTGTTTTTTCCGTGTCATACACATAGATATTAAAGTAGTCATATTTATAAAGAGTTTCACCCTTGGCATTTTTCTTACCAGATACATCACCCTTGTACTCTTGAGTGACTAGGTATTGACCAGCTACCCCCACAATGTTAAACATGTTTCTATCATGACCAGGATTTGGTGTCACGAGTAGAAATTCCTTATTATCCCCGAAGGTTGTCAGGGTGATTTTAAACAAGGGATCTTCTGCATTGCTGCCGGAATAGACAGTTGTACTTGACTTGCTAGATGAGGCTGAGCCCTTGGTAGCCTTACTGCTACCACTCACAGCAAAAAAGATAGCCGTTCCTGCGATTACAAAAAGCAATGCCACTAAGAGACCTATAAAAACAATTTTTGTTGTCATATCCCCCTTAGGTGTTGGCTTCTTTACAAACTTATTTTCCATAATAATCTCCATTTTTCAGTATTACTTCTAGTATAGCATAGGTGGGGACTATTGATAAGGTGCATCGGCGGTCTAAGAGGGCTGGATTTTTTGATTTTCATTTGACAAAATCCGTTAGACAGCGTAAAATCGAGACAAGTAACATTCGGAGGTAAATGGAGACATGAACAACTAAGTCTATTCACAATAAACCTGCTTTATTTGATAGATTGTTTTCATGTCTTTTTTTGCGCTCTTTTTCTGTAGAAAACTTGTTGATGGTATCTGCGGTTTTTTTTTGCGTCCACTCCATCACTATCTCCTAGAGAGCTTTTTAGCTAGATTCAAGACAGTTCTATCTTATAAGGTAGGACTGTTTTTTGACCTTTAATATTGTTTGAAGTAAAAACCTACTTCCCATGAAACAATATCTACAAGCACTCAGACCTAGGAGGTCCTATGATACAGATTCAACATCTAACCATAACACATAACAAGGATTTGCGCGAACTCGTTCATGATCTAAATCTAACGATAGCTCTAGGCGAAAAAGTCGCCATTATTGGGGAGGAAGGCAATGGAAAATCTAGTCTCCTTGCCCTTCTAGTCAATCCTATAGCACATTTTGACCATCTGTCTTACGAGGGAACTATTAACAAAACAGATAGCCCACAGGTCTATATTCCCCAGCAAATTTCGGATAGCTTGCAATCTCTAACCCTTAACGACTACTTCTTCGCGGACACTTATGACCTAGACTATGCCACCCTCTATCGTCTGGCTGATGAACTTCATTTTGATAGTGAGCGTTTTGCTAGCAGTCAGCTTATCTCCACTCTATCAGGTGGTGAGAAACTCAAAATTCAACTCATCCGAGAATTAGCTCGTTCCCACGACATCATTTTTCTTGATGAGCCCACAAACGATATGGACTTGACTACTATGACTTGGTTAAAAGACTTTATCAAGCACTCTGATGAAACGATCGTCTACATCTCACATGACGAGGATCTGCTAAGTCAGACAGCTGATACCATTATCCATCTGGAACTCCTTAAACGTCGTCGACAGGCAAGGACCAGTGTGGAACACCTCGACTATGATAACTACAGCCAACATCGCACTGATAGCTACCAACAACAGATGCAGCAAGCCAAAACTGAGAAAAAAGCCTATGACAAAGCCATGGCCAAGCATCGCCGTATCAAACAAAATGTCCAAACCACCCTACGCAATACGCATGACAGCACGCAAGGACGATTGCTTGCTAAAAAGATGAAAGCAGTCCTCTCACAAGAAAAACGCTTCGACCGCCTTGCCCAAGATATGACACAGATGCCTGATAAAGAAGACAGCATTGAACTTTTCTTCTCTCATATCGACCCTCTACCTCAGGGAAAATATCTCTTAAATCTGGATGAAAAGCAGATAAACATTGCTCCTCACCTGACCATTGACCATCTCAAACTTTCTTTGAAAGGGCAAGAAAAAATTGGTATTGTTGGAGATAACGGCTGTGGGAAATCCACTCTCTTACACTATCTCTACCAAAAACTTAGCCAAAAGACAGACCTGACCATTGGCTACATGCCCCAACATTATGACACTATCTTGCCACTGGATTTGTCTCTAATAGCGTTTTTGAGTAAGACTGGCGACAAGTCTGAACGAGAGGTTATAAGCTCCCATCTCGCTAACCTCAACTTTAGTCATGATGAAATGAACCATGCAATCTCTGATTTATCTGGAGGACAGAAAGGAAAACTTCTCCTACTGCACCTGGTCTTAGAAAGCCCTCAGCTCCTTATCTTAGATGAACCAACCAGAAATTTTTCCCCCACCTCTCAACCCCAAGTCCGACAGCTCTTCGAGAACTATTCAGGGGCAATTCTGACAGTATCGCATGATGTCAACTACCTCAAACAAGTCTGCCAAAAGATCTATCGTCTAGACTCACAAGGTTTAGAAGAAGTTGAGATTTAGGATATCAAATCTATCGTTTTTACAAGAAAAGTCTCAAAAGAAACCTTTTCTTCAGATGCAAAAAAACTCAGGCAAAACCTGAGTTTTTTAGTCTTAATCAATTTCCAGACCACCGGTATAAAGTCGGTAGTAAGTACCACCTTGTTCCATAAGGCTGTCGTGGTCACCACGTTCAATGATTCGTCCGTGGTCCATAACCATGATAACGTCAGAGTTGACAATGGTTGAAAGACGGTGGGCAATAACGAAAACCGTACGTCCTTCCATAAGTCGGTCCATCCCCTCTTGCACCATTTTTTCGGTACGAGAGTCAATAGAGGATGTCGCCTCGTCAAGGATAAGAACCGGTGCATTGGCAAGGGCAGCACGCGCAATGGCGATAAGCTGACGTTGCCCATTGGACAAGCCTGCGCCGTCATCTGTAAGAACAGTGTCATACCCATTATCCAAGTGTTGTACAAAGGAATCCACGTTAGCAATACGGGCAGCTTCAAGAATTTCCTCACGTGTCGCATCGGCACGACCATAGGCAATATTATCAGCGATAGTTCCCGTGAAGAGATGGGTATCTTGAAGCACGATACCAAGTGAGCGACGAAGAGAATCTTTCTCAATCAGCTTGACATCAATACCATCATAAGTAATCACACCAGATTGGATATCGTAGAAACGGTTAATCAAGTTGGTAATCGTCGTCTTACCAGCACCTGTCGCACCCACAAAGGCTACCTTTTGCCCCTTGTCTGCATAGAGATTAACGTCATGAAGGATTTGTTTCTTACCATCGTAAGAGAAATCAACGTCTTGGAAGACCACATTTCCGACCAACTCGACCAATTCGTAGTCGCCATTTGGACGTGGGTGTTTCCAAGCCCAAAGATTGGTTTTCTTGTCTGTCACAACCATCTGACCATCTACCAATTCGTAGTTGACCAAAGTGACCTTACCTTGGTCTACTTCTTCTGGCTCATCCAAGAGGTCAAAGATACGGTCAGCACCAGCAAGTGCCATAAGAACAAAGTTCAGTTGTTGAGAGACCTGAGTAATAGGTCCGTTGAAGGAACGGTTCAATTGTAGGAAGGCCATGAGACCACCGATAGTCAAACCACCGACACCATTAAGGGCAAAGAGTCCACCAACCAAGGCGGTCAAAACAAAGGAAACATTTCCTAAGTTCCCAAGAATTGGCATGAGAACATTGGCATAGCGGTTGGCCAAGTAAGAAGATTCAAAGAGTTGCTCGTTAATCTTGTCAAAATCAGCCATGCTTTCTTCTTCGTGAACAAAGGCCTTGACCACTTTTTGACCTGACATCATTTCCTCGATGAAACCATTCTCAATCCCCAAATTCTTTTGTTGTTCACCGAAGTAACGGCCTGATTTGGCTGATACATTTTTGATGACCATAAACATGATACCTACCATGACTAGGACCACGATAAAGAGGAGAGGACTAACCGTAAGCATTGTCACTGTTACCCCGATAAGGGTAATAGCCGTTTGTAGCAACTGTGGAATGGATTGCTCAACAGCCTGACGGAGAGCATCGATGTCGTTGGTGTAGATAGACATGATGTCACCGTGTTGGTGAGTGTCAAAGTAGCGAACAGGAAGCTTTTGCATACGAGCAAAGAGCTGATTACGAAGGGAACGTAGAGAATCTTGCGAAATCGTCGCCATGAGGAGTGATGACACATAGTTGGCAATCACACCGATAAGACAGAAGACAGCCACTGAAGTCAAGAAATGTAAAAGCGGACCAAAGTCATGGCTACCAGATTTGAGCATGGGTTGAACGTAAACGTCAACCAAGGACTGAATAGAAGCCGTCAAATTGACCGTTGCCAAGGAAGCAACCACAATAAGGACAAAGGCGATAGAAAGCGAAAGTTTGTAGTCTTGCCACAAAAAGCGTAGAAGACGTGCTAGAGAGCCCCAATTAGCTTTTTTCTTATTCTGCATCTGCTACTCCTTTCCCTTGTGTTTGCATCTTGTAGACGTCACGATAAATGGCATTGTTAGCCACCAATTCATCGTGGGTACCAATAGCATCGATACGGCCATCATCCATAACAACGATGCGGTCTGCATCTTGGATGGATGAAATACGTTGACCAATGATAATCTTAGTGGTGTCCTTAAGACTTGATGCCAAACCTTGACGAATCAAACTATCTGTCTTAGTATCAACCGCTGACGTTGAATCATCCAGAATCAAGATTTTTGGATTCATGAGGAGGGCACGTGCGATACAGAGACGTTGACGTTGTCCCCCTGAGACATTGGCTCCACCACGTTCAATCTTGGTGTCATAGCCATCTTTAAACTCTTGAATAAATTCATCGGCTTGGGCAATCTTACAAGCTTCAATGATTTCTTCATCTGTCGCCTGTTTATTCCCCCAACGCATATTTTCCTTAATGGTTCCTGAGAAAAGAACGTTGGTTTGAAGCACCATGGCAACTTGCTTACGCAAGCTATCCAAATCATAGTCCTTAACATCGCGGCCAGCAACCCTAACCTGACCGGCTTCCACATCATAAAGACGAGGAATAAGCTGAACCAAGCTTGATTTCCCAGAACCTGTTCCACCAAGGATACCGATAACCTCACCAGACTTAATCTCAAGCGAAATATCTTTGAGGACATGGGTCTTGTCACCATTTTCATCAGTGTATGAGAAATCCACATGATCAAAGCTGATAGAACCATCTGTGACTTCTGTCAAGCCATTTTCAGGTGAAACAATAGTAGATTCAGTATTAAGCACTTCATTGATACGCTCTACAGAGGCCATAGAGATAGACAACATGACAAAGATCATCATGAACATCATGAGTGAGATGAGGATGGTCATGGTGTAACTGAACATGGAAGTCAATTCACCTGTAGATAGCTTGCC
Above is a window of Streptococcus salivarius DNA encoding:
- a CDS encoding ATP-binding cassette domain-containing protein — protein: MIQIQHLTITHNKDLRELVHDLNLTIALGEKVAIIGEEGNGKSSLLALLVNPIAHFDHLSYEGTINKTDSPQVYIPQQISDSLQSLTLNDYFFADTYDLDYATLYRLADELHFDSERFASSQLISTLSGGEKLKIQLIRELARSHDIIFLDEPTNDMDLTTMTWLKDFIKHSDETIVYISHDEDLLSQTADTIIHLELLKRRRQARTSVEHLDYDNYSQHRTDSYQQQMQQAKTEKKAYDKAMAKHRRIKQNVQTTLRNTHDSTQGRLLAKKMKAVLSQEKRFDRLAQDMTQMPDKEDSIELFFSHIDPLPQGKYLLNLDEKQINIAPHLTIDHLKLSLKGQEKIGIVGDNGCGKSTLLHYLYQKLSQKTDLTIGYMPQHYDTILPLDLSLIAFLSKTGDKSEREVISSHLANLNFSHDEMNHAISDLSGGQKGKLLLLHLVLESPQLLILDEPTRNFSPTSQPQVRQLFENYSGAILTVSHDVNYLKQVCQKIYRLDSQGLEEVEI
- a CDS encoding ABC transporter ATP-binding protein, with protein sequence MFQTLIAQIKEYKKPSILASLFMTLEVMFEISIPFVMANLLDKGVQQSNMSNIWLYGGLMLVCAFLSLFCGMQSARYAAFASAGFAKNLRQAIFKKVQTFSFENIDKFSAGGLVTRMMTDVTNVQNSYQMIIRICVRAPLNLIFAIAASFLINGEMAWIFVGVTLFLGLVLAIITKIVYPLFTQVFEAYDNLNNSIKENITNMRVVKSYVKEQEETDKFKKASRRIYKMFMRAIRVVVMSNPAMMLSMYASFLMISWFGAHLIVVGKLSTGELTSMFSYTMTILISLMMFMMIFVMLSISMASVERINEVLNTESTIVSPENGLTEVTDGSISFDHVDFSYTDENGDKTHVLKDISLEIKSGEVIGILGGTGSGKSSLVQLIPRLYDVEAGQVRVAGRDVKDYDLDSLRKQVAMVLQTNVLFSGTIKENMRWGNKQATDEEIIEACKIAQADEFIQEFKDGYDTKIERGGANVSGGQRQRLCIARALLMNPKILILDDSTSAVDTKTDSLIRQGLASSLKDTTKIIIGQRISSIQDADRIVVMDDGRIDAIGTHDELVANNAIYRDVYKMQTQGKGVADAE
- a CDS encoding ABC transporter ATP-binding protein, which codes for MQNKKKANWGSLARLLRFLWQDYKLSLSIAFVLIVVASLATVNLTASIQSLVDVYVQPMLKSGSHDFGPLLHFLTSVAVFCLIGVIANYVSSLLMATISQDSLRSLRNQLFARMQKLPVRYFDTHQHGDIMSIYTNDIDALRQAVEQSIPQLLQTAITLIGVTVTMLTVSPLLFIVVLVMVGIMFMVIKNVSAKSGRYFGEQQKNLGIENGFIEEMMSGQKVVKAFVHEEESMADFDKINEQLFESSYLANRYANVLMPILGNLGNVSFVLTALVGGLFALNGVGGLTIGGLMAFLQLNRSFNGPITQVSQQLNFVLMALAGADRIFDLLDEPEEVDQGKVTLVNYELVDGQMVVTDKKTNLWAWKHPRPNGDYELVELVGNVVFQDVDFSYDGKKQILHDVNLYADKGQKVAFVGATGAGKTTITNLINRFYDIQSGVITYDGIDVKLIEKDSLRRSLGIVLQDTHLFTGTIADNIAYGRADATREEILEAARIANVDSFVQHLDNGYDTVLTDDGAGLSNGQRQLIAIARAALANAPVLILDEATSSIDSRTEKMVQEGMDRLMEGRTVFVIAHRLSTIVNSDVIMVMDHGRIIERGDHDSLMEQGGTYYRLYTGGLEID